A single window of Methanothermobacter marburgensis str. Marburg DNA harbors:
- a CDS encoding copper-translocating P-type ATPase: protein MEMHRHHEMEYRRRFIVCLLLTIPVILLGELPTGTVLVSFEGSEFVVLIISSIIFFYGGYPFLRGSLREISSRTPGMMTLIAVAITMAYIYSLGVLAGLEGMVFFVELVTLIDVMLLGHWIEMRSVRSASGAIERLARLIPKKAHLLVDGKVEDVDVADLKPGDIVLVRSAEKIPTDGTVIKGESHVNEALLTGESVPIRKSPGDLVIGGSINTGGSLTVEVERVGEESFISQIIQLVGTAQEGRTRTQVLADRAAFWLTLVALTGGAITFTAWYAIGMGAFFSLERSVTVMVTACPHALGLAIPLVIAVSTAISAGRGILIRNRKAFENAMNPDVVVFDKTGTLTVGELGITDVISFDPEMDEGEILSYAAAVESASSHPIARGIVEAVDEVLPVENFAAIGGRGVMGHVNGSRVKVLSYSYTEELGLMVKDPRVDELMEQPKTTVFVTVNDELKGCIALADVIRPEAREATRILKSRGVRCLMLTGDSQRVAEWVASELGIEEYQAELIPQEKYEVIRGLQDDGLRVAVVGDGVNDAPALAQADIGIAIGAGTDVAIESADVVLVRSNPLDVVDLMDLASATYSKMKENLIWATGYNVIALPLAAGVLYGQGLILTPAMGAILMSVSTVIVALNAKTFSFRGQSG, encoded by the coding sequence ATGGAGATGCACAGACACCATGAAATGGAATACAGGAGGCGGTTCATTGTATGCCTCCTACTTACCATCCCTGTTATCCTGCTTGGTGAACTGCCAACAGGGACTGTTCTGGTAAGCTTTGAGGGTAGTGAATTCGTTGTTCTGATTATATCCTCCATCATCTTCTTCTATGGGGGCTACCCCTTCCTGAGGGGATCCCTGAGGGAGATCTCATCCCGAACCCCCGGTATGATGACCCTCATCGCAGTGGCCATAACCATGGCGTACATCTACAGCCTGGGGGTACTGGCGGGCCTTGAGGGTATGGTATTCTTCGTTGAACTTGTAACCCTTATTGACGTCATGCTACTGGGGCACTGGATCGAGATGAGATCCGTCCGGAGCGCCTCAGGGGCCATTGAGAGGCTTGCAAGGCTCATCCCCAAGAAGGCCCACCTCCTGGTCGACGGGAAGGTTGAGGATGTTGATGTGGCCGACCTCAAACCAGGTGACATTGTGCTTGTGAGGTCAGCGGAGAAGATACCCACTGATGGAACCGTGATAAAGGGGGAGTCCCATGTAAATGAGGCGCTGCTCACAGGGGAGTCCGTTCCCATCAGAAAATCCCCTGGTGACCTGGTTATTGGGGGTTCCATCAACACCGGAGGCTCCCTAACCGTGGAGGTGGAGCGTGTTGGTGAGGAATCATTCATTTCCCAGATAATCCAGCTTGTGGGAACGGCCCAGGAGGGAAGGACAAGAACGCAGGTGCTGGCAGACAGGGCGGCATTCTGGTTAACCCTTGTCGCCCTTACAGGGGGGGCTATCACATTCACAGCGTGGTACGCAATTGGTATGGGAGCCTTCTTCTCACTTGAAAGGTCAGTGACGGTCATGGTCACCGCCTGCCCCCATGCCCTGGGACTTGCAATACCCCTTGTGATAGCGGTCTCCACCGCAATCTCAGCAGGAAGGGGGATACTCATAAGGAACCGGAAAGCCTTCGAAAACGCCATGAACCCTGATGTTGTTGTCTTTGACAAGACAGGGACACTGACTGTTGGTGAGCTGGGAATAACCGATGTCATATCCTTTGACCCTGAAATGGATGAAGGGGAAATACTATCCTATGCTGCAGCCGTTGAGTCAGCCTCCAGTCACCCCATAGCCAGGGGCATAGTTGAGGCCGTGGATGAGGTGCTCCCTGTGGAGAACTTTGCGGCGATAGGTGGAAGGGGCGTCATGGGGCATGTGAACGGATCAAGGGTGAAGGTACTCAGCTACAGTTACACAGAGGAACTCGGACTCATGGTTAAGGACCCCCGGGTTGATGAACTCATGGAGCAGCCAAAAACCACGGTCTTTGTAACCGTGAATGATGAACTGAAGGGCTGCATTGCCCTTGCAGATGTCATACGCCCAGAGGCAAGGGAGGCCACTAGGATTCTCAAATCAAGGGGTGTAAGGTGCCTGATGTTAACCGGTGACAGCCAGAGGGTCGCCGAGTGGGTTGCCTCAGAACTTGGCATTGAAGAATACCAGGCAGAACTCATCCCCCAGGAGAAATATGAGGTCATAAGGGGGCTGCAGGACGATGGACTCAGGGTTGCCGTGGTGGGGGATGGTGTCAACGACGCCCCGGCCCTTGCACAGGCAGATATAGGAATAGCCATAGGGGCCGGGACCGACGTGGCGATCGAAAGTGCGGATGTGGTGCTTGTGAGGAGCAACCCCCTGGATGTTGTTGACCTCATGGACCTTGCATCGGCCACCTACAGCAAGATGAAGGAGAACCTGATCTGGGCCACAGGTTACAACGTCATAGCCCTCCCCCTTGCTGCTGGGGTGCTGTATGGTCAGGGCCTTATCCTGACGCCAGCCATGGGGGCCATACTCATGTCTGTAAGTACTGTCATAGTGGCCCTCAACGCCAAGACATTCAGCTTCAGGGGTCAGAGCGGTTAG
- a CDS encoding VOC family protein gives MKIKYITMIVEDMDESVRFYRDVMGFEVDSHYDLGDHGEITLLRGDGETMVELIRNPINKQGLFSVGMDVDDLEVTLRELRSRGAKVVMEPTPITVGKLAFIEDPNGVRIALIQHMDSE, from the coding sequence ATGAAAATTAAATACATAACCATGATAGTTGAAGATATGGATGAATCCGTCCGATTTTACAGGGATGTCATGGGTTTTGAGGTGGATAGCCACTATGACCTCGGAGATCATGGTGAGATAACCCTCCTCAGGGGTGATGGGGAAACCATGGTGGAGCTCATAAGGAATCCCATCAATAAACAGGGGTTATTCTCGGTGGGAATGGACGTTGATGACCTTGAAGTCACACTCAGGGAGCTGAGATCCCGTGGGGCAAAGGTTGTAATGGAACCAACACCCATAACGGTGGGAAAACTTGCATTCATAGAGGACCCCAATGGGGTGAGGATAGCCCTGATTCAGCACATGGACAGTGAGTGA
- a CDS encoding DUF2121 family protein translates to MSLIITYISTRGCVIAGDKRRIAYFGDKSKREKLEEELYSGKIKSDDELHRRASELGVSIKVTDDTAKVRSLGDVVVGEISQKTPFETKRRRIYATTGAYQIIDLTGSRITSMEKGETAIIVFGNKVAKELTNRFLKKRWKTKTTLKEVENLFRELMDYVSSRTPSVGSKYDIFMKSPSLDKRSAHKLLSDTIVRDVRLLQKWRAKLKQEMLDRREEMKLASRILTEGEVGRVISQDGNHVEVKLSDGVEAYDTRWKRVAGPGENVLMRLSDDVAVAAGEGVAVRNENLCVDGRDIKLECDVIICRTEE, encoded by the coding sequence ATGAGTCTCATCATAACATACATAAGTACCAGGGGATGCGTGATAGCAGGAGACAAACGCAGAATAGCCTACTTTGGGGATAAATCAAAGAGGGAAAAGCTTGAAGAGGAACTATACAGTGGGAAGATAAAGAGTGACGATGAACTCCACAGAAGGGCGTCGGAGCTTGGTGTCAGTATAAAGGTCACAGATGACACAGCCAAGGTGAGAAGCCTGGGGGATGTGGTTGTTGGGGAGATAAGCCAGAAAACCCCATTCGAGACAAAGAGGAGAAGGATATACGCAACAACAGGGGCCTATCAGATAATAGATCTCACAGGCTCAAGGATAACCAGCATGGAGAAGGGTGAAACTGCGATAATCGTCTTCGGAAATAAGGTGGCCAAGGAACTGACAAACAGGTTCCTTAAGAAGAGGTGGAAGACAAAGACGACCCTCAAGGAGGTTGAAAATCTTTTCAGGGAACTCATGGATTACGTTTCATCCAGAACCCCCTCAGTTGGCAGTAAATATGATATCTTCATGAAGAGTCCCTCACTGGATAAAAGGAGCGCACATAAGCTTCTCAGCGATACAATCGTTAGGGACGTCCGGCTCCTCCAGAAGTGGAGGGCTAAACTTAAACAAGAGATGCTTGATCGCAGAGAGGAGATGAAACTGGCATCCAGAATACTCACTGAGGGGGAGGTTGGCCGTGTAATCAGTCAGGACGGCAACCATGTTGAGGTGAAACTTTCAGATGGTGTCGAGGCCTACGACACCAGATGGAAACGTGTTGCAGGCCCCGGTGAGAATGTTCTCATGAGGCTCTCAGACGATGTTGCGGTGGCTGCAGGTGAGGGGGTCGCTGTGAGGAACGAGAACCTCTGCGTGGACGGCAGGGACATAAAACTTGAGTGCGACGTCATAATCTGCCGCACTGAGGAATAG
- a CDS encoding MBL fold metallo-hydrolase encodes MADDFATITQKRMTGGLRIDGFGGMNIHVDPGPGALVRSYQFDADPRKLDAVMVSHSHTDHYTDAEVLIEAMTRGMTRQNGTVVGSVSVIDGYRDWGPCISDYHKRKSRCLTLSPGETVEIGEIEVMGTGTVHGDPTGVGFKLRAGDLTVSYTSDTEYFDGLSEYHRDADVLIASVIRPGNDHIRGHMCTDDFIKLVEEVEPGLAVMSHLGMKMILNDPEMEAFRVQEVTGIRTLAARDGMKIELDESGIFNMIR; translated from the coding sequence GTGGCGGACGATTTCGCCACCATAACACAGAAGAGGATGACCGGTGGACTTAGAATTGATGGATTCGGTGGAATGAACATCCATGTGGATCCCGGTCCGGGTGCCCTTGTGAGGTCCTACCAGTTCGATGCTGACCCCAGAAAACTGGATGCAGTCATGGTCTCACATTCACATACGGACCATTACACCGACGCCGAGGTACTCATAGAGGCGATGACAAGAGGGATGACCCGCCAGAATGGGACTGTTGTGGGTAGTGTGAGTGTCATAGATGGCTACAGGGACTGGGGTCCCTGCATATCAGATTATCACAAGAGAAAATCTCGCTGCCTGACACTATCCCCCGGCGAGACCGTGGAGATAGGGGAGATTGAGGTGATGGGTACAGGGACCGTGCATGGAGACCCCACAGGGGTGGGATTCAAACTGAGGGCCGGTGATCTTACAGTATCCTACACATCGGATACAGAATACTTTGATGGGCTCTCAGAATACCACAGGGATGCGGATGTTCTCATAGCAAGCGTCATAAGGCCCGGGAACGACCATATAAGGGGTCACATGTGCACCGATGACTTCATAAAACTCGTTGAGGAGGTTGAACCGGGACTTGCGGTGATGAGCCACCTTGGAATGAAGATGATACTCAATGACCCTGAAATGGAGGCATTCAGGGTTCAGGAGGTCACAGGGATCCGTACACTGGCAGCGAGGGATGGGATGAAAATTGAACTGGATGAGAGCGGCATTTTTAACATGATCCGCTGA
- a CDS encoding threonine/serine exporter family protein: protein MTDKLVEFLEELSRALIASGNSVSETERILRGIAESQNVEVEVSVLPTMLIIKAGGETSRMSLAAQSPGVMPLHQVTKIYRLIDAVRSGGTEISDALDELREIVGGPHRFGRYGMFLGYLLLSVGIAFLIQPDLNLVVYSSLLSVISGALIVLGYGNRRLSLIMPVLASFTVSGVAFFLIRAGAVTGNLTLIVPPLIYFIPGVTLTTGIYELASGELVSGSSRVIYGCMLLLLLVFGVLMGMQINGFPQEEFAAIKISTLSYSPYIGAVLFAAGIYLFLSVYRSDFPWILLVLYTALVGQQLGNTIGGGLLGAFLGALSMTLVARAIEMASKTPHFVTLYPAFWFLAPGSIGFIGLANLLGKNYLTSIAEITLFSMTVIAIALGLLVGALLTEPFHEKIRAPSGD from the coding sequence ATGACGGATAAACTGGTTGAATTCCTTGAGGAACTCAGCAGGGCGCTTATAGCCTCAGGAAACTCTGTTTCTGAGACTGAAAGAATTTTAAGAGGCATTGCAGAGTCACAGAATGTGGAGGTTGAGGTTTCGGTCCTCCCAACCATGTTGATAATCAAGGCTGGCGGGGAGACATCACGGATGAGCCTTGCAGCCCAGTCACCAGGTGTGATGCCTCTCCACCAAGTTACAAAGATTTACAGGCTCATTGACGCTGTCAGGTCAGGCGGGACCGAAATCAGCGACGCACTTGATGAACTCAGGGAAATAGTGGGTGGACCCCACAGGTTCGGGCGCTACGGGATGTTCCTCGGGTACCTGCTCCTCTCAGTGGGGATAGCCTTCCTGATACAGCCTGATCTGAACCTTGTTGTCTATTCCTCCCTTCTGAGCGTAATATCAGGTGCGCTGATAGTGCTGGGTTATGGTAACAGGAGGCTCTCCCTAATCATGCCTGTACTCGCCTCCTTCACGGTTTCAGGTGTTGCATTCTTTCTGATAAGGGCGGGGGCCGTCACAGGTAACCTCACCCTCATTGTACCCCCACTCATATACTTCATCCCGGGGGTCACCCTCACAACGGGCATATATGAACTTGCAAGCGGTGAACTCGTATCAGGGTCCAGCAGGGTGATATACGGCTGTATGCTCCTTCTGCTCCTGGTATTCGGTGTTCTGATGGGTATGCAGATCAATGGATTTCCCCAGGAGGAATTCGCGGCAATCAAAATTTCAACACTTAGTTACAGTCCCTACATTGGCGCTGTGCTCTTTGCGGCTGGAATATACCTCTTCCTATCGGTTTACAGAAGCGATTTTCCCTGGATACTCCTTGTGCTCTACACGGCACTTGTTGGTCAGCAGCTTGGAAACACCATTGGAGGAGGGCTTCTTGGGGCCTTTCTGGGTGCCCTCTCCATGACACTGGTGGCTAGGGCCATTGAGATGGCTAGTAAAACCCCCCACTTTGTCACGCTCTACCCTGCCTTCTGGTTCCTTGCACCGGGGTCCATAGGGTTCATAGGACTTGCCAATCTCCTTGGAAAGAACTACCTGACCTCCATTGCCGAGATAACACTCTTTTCAATGACGGTGATTGCAATAGCCCTCGGACTCCTGGTTGGAGCCCTTCTGACCGAACCATTCCATGAAAAAATAAGAGCCCCGAGCGGGGATTGA
- the aroC gene encoding chorismate synthase — protein MAGNSTGKVFRVTTFGSSHGPALGAVIDGCPAGLKLSEEDIQRELDRRRPGTSSLTTPRGEMDRVEILSGIFEGKTDGTPIAGIVRNRDVDSASYSNLKSVPRPGHGDYTWRVRFGHYDHRGGGRGSGRVTIGHVIGGAVAKKLIGTHGIQVNAHVVQVGDIRADRVNLKLIGEYAERNPVRCADPAAARLMEKAILDAKEMGDSIGGVVEVVALGVPAGLGDPVFSKLDAELAAALMGIGAVKGVEIGMGFEVAEHHASEINDEFYISGGEIRTTTNTSGGILGGISSGMPITARIAVKPTPSISLPQRSVDLEMMEETGIEIHGRHDPCICPRVVPVAEAAVAMVLADHMIRAGFIHPTDISKKENDG, from the coding sequence GTGGCTGGGAACAGTACCGGCAAAGTATTCAGGGTTACAACCTTCGGGTCCAGCCATGGACCTGCACTTGGGGCGGTTATCGATGGCTGCCCCGCAGGCCTTAAACTGAGTGAAGAGGACATCCAGAGGGAACTAGACAGGAGAAGACCCGGTACGAGCAGTTTAACTACCCCCAGGGGTGAAATGGACAGGGTTGAGATACTTTCAGGGATATTCGAGGGTAAAACAGACGGGACCCCCATAGCAGGAATTGTCAGGAACCGTGACGTTGACTCTGCAAGTTACAGTAACCTCAAGTCGGTGCCAAGACCCGGCCACGGCGACTACACCTGGAGGGTCAGGTTCGGCCACTATGACCACCGTGGAGGTGGCCGTGGAAGTGGAAGGGTAACCATTGGACACGTGATTGGCGGGGCGGTTGCAAAGAAACTCATCGGAACCCATGGTATCCAGGTGAACGCACACGTGGTACAGGTGGGTGACATCAGGGCAGACCGGGTAAACCTGAAACTGATAGGGGAGTACGCAGAGAGAAACCCTGTTAGATGTGCTGATCCCGCTGCGGCCAGATTGATGGAGAAAGCCATCCTTGATGCTAAGGAAATGGGTGACTCCATTGGCGGAGTCGTTGAGGTTGTGGCGCTGGGGGTGCCCGCCGGGCTTGGAGACCCTGTCTTCAGTAAACTTGACGCTGAACTCGCAGCCGCACTCATGGGTATCGGGGCTGTGAAGGGTGTGGAGATAGGAATGGGATTTGAGGTTGCAGAGCACCATGCCAGTGAAATAAACGACGAGTTCTACATCTCTGGCGGTGAAATAAGGACAACCACCAACACCTCAGGGGGTATACTCGGGGGTATATCCAGCGGCATGCCCATAACTGCAAGGATAGCTGTGAAGCCCACACCATCAATATCGCTGCCCCAGAGAAGCGTCGACCTTGAGATGATGGAGGAGACCGGGATTGAGATCCATGGAAGGCACGACCCCTGCATATGCCCGAGGGTTGTGCCTGTGGCCGAGGCCGCAGTCGCGATGGTCCTTGCAGACCACATGATAAGGGCCGGTTTCATCCACCCCACAGATATAAGCAAGAAGGAAAATGACGGATAA
- a CDS encoding thioredoxin domain-containing protein produces the protein MKGKEFTNSLINEKSPYLLQHAHNPVNWYPWGDEAFQLAGEEEKPIFLSIGYSTCHWCHVMARESFEDPEIADILNENFVAVKVDREERPDIDAIYMKVCQMMTGTGGWPLTIIMTPEGEPFFAGTYFPPDDRGGVPGLRTILERVVLLWKNDPDGIVKTARDVVSALKKSVAKASKLKPETVDAAYEYLRRNFDTRNGGFGSYQKFPTPHNIYFLLRYHLRRGDDEALRMVNLTLRRMRYGGIYDQLGYGFHRYAVEPTWTVPHFEKMLYDQALILKAYLEAFQVTCDDLYKKTALEIVEYVLGNLQSPEGAFYSAEDAESEGVEGKYYLWRASEIREVLGDDANVVMRYFNVLEDGNFAGDVRGENILHIGSPWRVADEFNLTLDELNEIIENARRHLLERRMERPTPALDDKILTDWNGLMLGALAACGRILDSEEALAAAERCLKFIMDNLHVDGELLHRYRDSEAGIDGKLDDYAFLIWGLLELHDATFREGYVEMALELSESLEDRFGAPDGGFYLTDDPKLIVRPMDATDGAIPSGNSVQMLNLLRLGGILEDDDLTESARGVMRAFAGDVESAPAAHTFLLSNLEWAISGGRSLTVVCSGNPVIPVELMKKLIPDFTMTVMPRDWPIAPPHLRGKRAPPEGCAYYLCDGSRCYPPLNDPRDVMEHLGVI, from the coding sequence ATGAAAGGTAAAGAATTCACTAATTCTCTGATAAATGAGAAGAGTCCCTACCTGCTTCAGCATGCCCACAACCCTGTTAACTGGTACCCGTGGGGGGATGAGGCATTCCAGCTGGCAGGGGAGGAAGAAAAACCCATATTTCTATCCATAGGCTACTCGACATGTCACTGGTGCCATGTGATGGCACGGGAATCCTTTGAGGACCCTGAAATCGCAGACATACTCAATGAAAACTTTGTGGCTGTCAAGGTTGATAGGGAGGAGCGCCCTGACATCGACGCCATATACATGAAGGTCTGCCAGATGATGACCGGGACAGGTGGCTGGCCCCTCACCATCATCATGACACCTGAGGGGGAACCATTCTTTGCAGGAACCTACTTCCCGCCCGACGACCGGGGCGGTGTACCAGGCCTCAGGACAATCCTCGAAAGGGTGGTTCTGCTCTGGAAGAACGACCCTGATGGAATAGTAAAAACTGCCAGGGATGTTGTCAGTGCCCTTAAAAAGTCTGTGGCGAAAGCATCCAAACTCAAACCTGAAACCGTGGATGCAGCATATGAGTATCTAAGGAGGAACTTCGATACCCGGAACGGCGGCTTCGGGTCCTACCAGAAGTTCCCGACACCCCACAACATCTACTTCCTCCTGAGGTATCACCTGAGGCGAGGGGACGATGAGGCCCTGAGGATGGTTAACCTTACCCTAAGGAGGATGAGGTACGGGGGCATATATGACCAGCTGGGCTACGGATTCCACAGATACGCGGTTGAACCCACCTGGACTGTGCCACACTTTGAGAAGATGCTCTATGATCAGGCACTGATACTGAAAGCCTACCTGGAGGCCTTCCAGGTTACCTGTGATGATCTCTACAAAAAAACCGCCCTTGAGATTGTTGAATACGTTCTTGGAAACCTCCAGTCCCCTGAGGGGGCTTTCTATTCAGCAGAGGATGCCGAGAGTGAGGGAGTTGAGGGTAAGTACTACCTCTGGAGGGCCTCTGAGATACGCGAGGTCCTGGGGGATGACGCAAACGTTGTAATGCGCTACTTCAACGTCCTTGAGGATGGAAACTTTGCAGGTGATGTGAGGGGGGAGAACATACTCCACATTGGCTCCCCATGGAGGGTTGCAGATGAGTTCAACCTCACACTTGATGAGCTCAATGAGATCATAGAGAATGCAAGGAGGCACCTCCTTGAGAGGAGGATGGAGCGGCCGACCCCCGCCCTGGATGATAAGATATTAACTGACTGGAACGGCCTTATGCTTGGGGCCCTTGCAGCGTGTGGGAGGATCCTCGACAGCGAAGAGGCCCTGGCCGCCGCAGAGAGATGCCTCAAATTCATCATGGACAACCTACACGTGGATGGTGAGCTTCTTCACCGCTACCGTGACTCGGAGGCTGGAATAGACGGAAAGCTCGATGATTACGCATTCCTCATCTGGGGCCTCCTTGAGTTGCATGATGCGACCTTCAGGGAGGGTTACGTTGAGATGGCCCTTGAACTATCAGAATCCCTTGAGGATAGATTCGGTGCCCCTGATGGTGGATTCTATTTAACCGATGACCCCAAGCTAATAGTAAGACCCATGGATGCGACTGATGGTGCTATACCCTCAGGAAACTCTGTGCAGATGCTTAACCTCCTGAGGCTGGGAGGCATCCTCGAGGATGATGATCTAACAGAATCTGCCAGGGGCGTGATGAGGGCCTTTGCCGGTGATGTTGAATCTGCACCGGCAGCCCACACATTCCTCCTCTCCAATTTAGAGTGGGCCATCAGTGGAGGGAGGTCACTCACCGTCGTATGCAGCGGAAACCCCGTTATACCCGTGGAGCTCATGAAGAAACTGATACCTGACTTCACCATGACCGTTATGCCCCGTGACTGGCCCATTGCACCCCCACACCTTAGGGGTAAGAGGGCCCCGCCTGAGGGCTGCGCCTACTACCTCTGTGATGGCAGCAGATGCTACCCCCCGCTGAATGATCCCAGAGACGTCATGGAACACTTGGGGGTGATCTAG
- a CDS encoding desulfoferrodoxin: MTERNQIFRCNVCGNIVEVLNPGAGQLVCCNQPMELLVARRTDVGPEKHVPVVERSGDGIRVKIGEVPHPMEENHHIQWVEVIAGEEVHRRDLSPGDRPEAEFPVDPDSEFMVRAYCNIHGLWY; encoded by the coding sequence ATGACAGAAAGGAACCAGATATTCCGGTGCAACGTCTGCGGAAACATCGTTGAGGTGCTCAACCCCGGTGCGGGTCAGCTTGTATGCTGCAACCAGCCAATGGAGCTCCTCGTTGCAAGAAGGACAGATGTTGGCCCTGAAAAGCACGTGCCCGTTGTTGAGAGGAGCGGCGATGGGATCAGGGTTAAAATTGGTGAGGTACCCCACCCAATGGAGGAGAACCATCACATACAGTGGGTAGAGGTCATAGCAGGGGAGGAGGTCCACAGGAGGGATCTCAGTCCAGGTGACAGGCCAGAGGCTGAATTCCCTGTTGACCCTGACTCAGAGTTCATGGTGAGGGCCTACTGCAATATACATGGACTCTGGTACTGA
- the rbr gene encoding rubrerythrin translates to MKRTLENLTKAFIGESQARNRYTFYAKIAKKEGFEQISEIFLTTADNEREHAKWLFRLINQLREEAGDEPESTVVDAEAPLILGSTDENLIAAIAGEHYENSEMYPEFADVAEEEGYPEIAKRLRAIGEAEKHHEERYRKLLKLVETGKVYRKDEPVVWVCRKCGYVHEGTEPPEKCPSCDHPARYFQVKCEEY, encoded by the coding sequence ATGAAAAGGACCCTGGAGAACCTTACAAAGGCCTTCATTGGTGAAAGCCAGGCAAGGAACAGGTACACCTTCTATGCGAAAATTGCAAAGAAGGAGGGATTCGAGCAGATATCCGAGATATTCCTGACCACCGCGGACAATGAGAGGGAACACGCCAAGTGGCTCTTCCGCCTCATAAATCAACTCAGAGAGGAAGCAGGGGATGAGCCCGAGTCCACTGTTGTGGATGCCGAGGCTCCCCTCATACTTGGAAGTACCGATGAGAACCTGATAGCTGCCATTGCAGGTGAGCACTACGAGAACAGCGAAATGTACCCTGAATTTGCCGATGTTGCAGAGGAGGAGGGGTACCCTGAGATTGCCAAGAGGCTCAGGGCGATAGGAGAGGCAGAGAAGCACCACGAGGAACGTTACAGAAAGCTCCTTAAACTTGTTGAAACAGGCAAAGTTTACAGGAAGGATGAACCTGTGGTCTGGGTCTGCAGGAAGTGTGGCTACGTCCATGAGGGTACAGAGCCACCAGAGAAGTGTCCATCATGTGACCACCCCGCCAGGTACTTCCAGGTGAAATGTGAGGAGTACTAG